The Lolium perenne isolate Kyuss_39 chromosome 6, Kyuss_2.0, whole genome shotgun sequence genome segment cctccactcctccaaacgtgacgtaccttcttgcaaaggaagggaacacgggaatacatcctcgtctccgcgtgcctcggttatttctatacccgagctttctttccttgtgatagccatcgtgcttgaagtacatatatcttgctatcacttgtgctacatatatcttgtgcctatcttgcttagctctagttgctattgtcacacttagttgagcttagcatattaagggtttgtgcttgtaaactaaacgttagtgtaattccgcattcttacaagacaaatccgcaagagtttttaattgcccatTCACCCCctataggcgacatctcgatctttcaattggtatcagagcaaggtatctccttgtttaaggcttcaccgccttgagagtaaagatgtcggctaataATAtaatgcacaatgacacaattatctttgatggcacaaattatcttttatggagaaattgcttgctttataACCTTCGGACCTTGGTGTccaaatatagagcaatttctagatgtaggtttttctcctccgatggattctaaaaatctatctttagaggatgagaaaaacttacatcttgaagctcaagtatctaatgagcatgtattctccttgagaccagattttcataggttcttgatatatataaagcgaaaatcgtctcatgagatgtggatcaagcttaaggaaatgattggtggatccacttctcacttggtcggtggtgactctgaggagctctcttccccttcacatcatgaagagctccaagttgcttccacctccggccgtgatgagttatcatcttcttccacttcaccaacgtgtagcaagacacgaggtaatgatatggtgagtggtgaggaaaattgcaatgttgatattgtgctcagtagtgatgattcttcatctctatcccattgcaatgcttcctctttggacttaaacacatctagcattgaaaataatctacatgcttgtgttgatagtccttgcatatcatgtgtaaattgcttacatagatctcatgatgatatgagtaccttgtcttgttcccataatcaaaatgcttctattccctctagttggttgttgactaacaatgtagaggaaaccgaacactctatggatcaagacacaaTTTCAAataaggattcaagaatatcttcatcttcattctccggtttgcacatgtgccttatggcaaaaggaTGACCCAACCCCCTAAATCTGGGCGCAATTTGCTCTCAAACTGGCCAAACCGTCAGCTCAATCTACACCGCATTGGACTGGAGGTTTCCGCTGGGGTCGCCATAGTAAACCGTCCAAACTACAATATAAGGTTGTTGAGCTACTTTGATGAGGGTGACCTACAAACCCACGGGCGGGCACATCTTTTTTTCAATGGGTATTCAAACATAAACTTTACCAAAATACTGTTAAAAAAAGTGAGAGACGTGGTGTTCGATCACATGCCCTACGGGGTGAGCAATAACTTGCTCTAACCAACTAAGTCTCCAAATTGTTGTGTGCTAAAAGGATAGGTTTTTACACAAAGTAAACAAGAGTTGTTGGATGTTTCGTATAATTTGAAAAGTTTGTTAAAAATTTGGGTATTCACTATCATGCCCATGAATACGCATGTGCCCTCCCATGAGCAATCCGACCAAACCATCATCAATAAGAATGAAGCAGGCAACTCCCAAGGTTGCCTAACTTTAGTGCATGCCATGGCTATGCATGTATGTAGCCGCACAACTGCACATATTGTATGTGTTGCGAATGGGCCCTGCTGACCCAGAGGGGGCACTGAAACTAAACTTTCTTCAccatgaacactcatttatttaAGGTTTATAGCTGATGAACGCAGGGGCCCGACATGCATGGCTCAATGGATATGTACACAAACTAGCGTTGGAAACTGGTGAAAAACCGTTCACGCCGTCTAACTAGCCCATAGCTCACCATCATATCGTCTCATATGTTAACAATTTAAATTAGACCAACCTAGTTAGAAGCGTGGCCAACAAGCTGGGTTGATAAAATTGGACAAACCATCTTAAAAAGGGAAAGCCCAGGGTTACAAGCTCCCATGACCAGCCACATCATGCCCTCAAGGGCATTAAGGGAAAGCGGCCCGTACATGGTTGATGATGGTTCAGAGAGAGCCATGGAGATGCTATCCCTTTCCTCCCCTAGATTGTCTAAGCGAGGCATGCAACCATTGTGGCCACCAAGGAACCAAGCTTGCTTCGAAGGGATCCACGCCGTGGTGAGCCCTCTCCTCCCTCTCGATCATGGGTTCGTTTGACCACTCTCTGAAAAACATggtggcacaaaaacaaaatagaCATATTGGTAACATGATAGATATACGAGATGCAAGTTCTATGTTTGTCTCGTCATTGATATCATTCATATAAGCAACGCCATGTCACTCTACTTATCTTTGCCATCACAGTGCTTTATCGTTAAAACGAAGTTACTTGACCAATAGACTACATTGCACATGTTCAGTGACCAAAGTACTTATCTCAGACAAGTTTTGAGACCAATGGTGCATTTTCCTCATTCTGGAGGCTATTGTGAGGATGCTACCATTTGAGCATGAATAGAGCCCCACATAGGTACATGTGAAACAAcaaatagaaaaagggcgtcaccaaagaaagagaagaaaccctagccgccacccatATCCTCTCTCCATCTAATAGTCGATGATTCACTACCTCCTTTgctttgcgggaggaggtgggacCTCGTGGTCCTATGCTCACATGTAGTTAGGTCCGTAAAGTTGGAGTTTGGTCAATTAGCATCAATATTATGGTGGCTATGGGCCTATGGTGGTGTTGTGCGGAATAAGAATAAGGTTTCCCCCATCTTCTCATCCACCTCGTCGATGGCGATCTCGCCGGTGGCACTGTGGAGGGCACGAAAGCGTTCTATCGTTGCTCCCTTGTAATGGTGGATATTTTCAACATGTGTTGCAGGTCAAAAGATCCAGATTGATTCAAGGTTCAATGCGAAGACTTAAGCTCTAGGACGTGGTTCTCAGGTGTACATGCACGAAGACATCTCGAGTGTCATCAACAAATATTTATGTGTACTGTGTACATGTAATTTTTTTTGTGGAATCCGACATTTTTGTACCCCGTGAAAAAGAAAATAAACGTATCGTGAAAAGCGTCAGTGTAGCAccgtttttttttatatttttacaCATGCCACATAAAAAGTTAGATTTTGTTGAATTGAGTTTGTTTGCATGTAGTAGGATGTGAAGAtgacaaatttttttttttgatattttaaaCGTCTAAAATGAACCATACATGCAACCGATAAAACCCCAAACCCGCCGGGAAGGAGCGGATAAGCTCCCCGCACCCGCACACAACCGCGCCACTGTCGCGGCTTCGCCATGgcctctaccaccaccaccgccaccaccctcCACCCACAATTCCGGCCGCCGTCGCACCAGCGCGCACCCCGCCGGATCCGTGCTTATCCTCTCAGCCCCCGCTTCACCATCCGCGCCACTGCGGCGTCCACGTCAGCTCCGGCGCAACGCGAGGCCGAGGCGGGTGTCCCATGGGGTTGCGAGATCGAGTCCCTGGAGAGCGCGGCATCGCTGGAGCGGTGGCTCACCGCTTCTGGACTCCCCGAGCAGCGCCTGGCCCTCGAGAAGGTGGACATCGGCGAGCGCGGCCTCGTTGCCCTCAAGAACGTCCGCAATGGAGAGAAGCTGCTCTTCGTGCCCCCGTCCCTCGTCATCACTGCCGATTCGgtaaaaaaaaaatcctagaCTCTCCTTCAGCAGCTCACCACCCCATCAATATCATTTAGATTCAGTTGTGATATTTCTCGCAGTGTCGTGTCAATTTTCACAATTAGTGTGTTTCCTGTGCTTGTGCGTAGGAATGGACGAACCGCGAGGTGGGGGAGGTGATGAAGAGGTACTCGGTGCCAGACTGGCCACTTCTCGCGACCTACCTTATAAGCGAAGCCAGTCTGGAGGGTTCGTCGAGGTGGAGCAGCTACATCGACGCATTGCCCAGGCAGCCTTACTCGCTTCTGTACTGGTATGGCCCGAAGGATACTGTTTTGGCACGATAAGATGAGTGGTTATTGAGATAACATTCTCAATCTTGTACAGCCTTTGTTTGTCATTGTAGGACTCGTACAGAGATAGATGCATACCTTGTGGCTTGTCCGATCAGAGAGCGGGCAATTTCAAGGATCGGTGATGTGATTGGGACGTAAGTTTGTCTATCTGTTCTTGTAATTTATCATACGGAGTTTCCTTTGATGTTGGTGCACTCACTGAAATTATTCCTTGTGATTTTGACAGATacaatgaccttcgagatcgaatATTTTCTAAATATCCAGATTTGTTCCCCGAGGAGGTATGATTCACAAATGTTGCTAGTTCAAATTTCAAACTGATGAGGACAAGAGGGGGTTTGGACGACTATTCTTGTTAGAGACATTGGGCATTTCACCTGGGTTCCATTTTATTTTAAGTTAAACAAAAAAGACACTGCCACCAACCAATTTTCTCAGCAGTTCGTCACGACACTGTTCAACCTTTTTTCCATTGATCTGTTCAACCTTATTCTATACACATTGCATAAATTAGATTGGTTAAGCATTCTGGATAAGATATGATGAAATAATGTTGATGGTATTTAAGTGCTTAACTTCCACTATTATAACAGAGCAGCAAAAGCGTCACTGTAATAACTATATGGTCCGATGACACCAAATAAGCGAATTATTATCATTAACTGATTCTGATTTTGGTGCTGCTACTTTCTTATTTTAGGTGTATAACATGGAGACTTTTAGATGGTCCTTCGGCATTCTTTTCTCACGTCTGGTAAGAGAGTTTTATAAAGCTACTCTATACGCTGCGAACCTTGCTTTACTTCATTTGCTCATCTACTTACACATATGAATGCTTTTGCTTGCTGTGTCATTTTCCGCTTATGTGAATGTGCACTCTGGATTGGGCTATTTTGCAGGTTCGTTTAGAATCAATGGATGGAAGAGTTGCACTAGTTCCTTGGGCAGATATGCTTAACCACAGCCCTGAGGTATTGCATTCTGTATTTTACAAAATTCTCATCAATGTATTGTATACAATTCTACTAGCAGTGCAAGTCCCACAGTTCACATTACAAAGAATCTTTATCGATATTAGACCGAATTCCTTAAGTACCACATGTCCCTCAGTTTTCCCAGTTTTCCATCATTTCCTAAGTCTTCCTGAAGTGCAAATGTTATTCATTTTTCTTAGCAAAATCATATTTCCAGGTAGATGCATTCTTGGATTATGATAAGTCATCACAAGGAATAGTCTTCACTACTGACCGTTCATATCAACCAGGTGAGCAGGTAACATTTTTATTTGTGCTTAACCCTTGTATATGTTTTCTCCATACTGGATTAATTATCTAGAGGCCATTAGTCATTTTCTTCCAGCCGTAATTGTGATGTCCATGAGATTAAGGGTGATTAAGATCTGTACCAATGCTAGGTTTCAGAATGTCATGTTGCATATTCTTCTGGTGTTATAGAACTGGTAATTTAGTTGAAATCTAACTTCATCTAGCATGTTGGGCACCCT includes the following:
- the LOC127306344 gene encoding uncharacterized protein, encoding MASTTTTATTLHPQFRPPSHQRAPRRIRAYPLSPRFTIRATAASTSAPAQREAEAGVPWGCEIESLESAASLERWLTASGLPEQRLALEKVDIGERGLVALKNVRNGEKLLFVPPSLVITADSEWTNREVGEVMKRYSVPDWPLLATYLISEASLEGSSRWSSYIDALPRQPYSLLYWTRTEIDAYLVACPIRERAISRIGDVIGTYNDLRDRIFSKYPDLFPEEVYNMETFRWSFGILFSRLVRLESMDGRVALVPWADMLNHSPEVDAFLDYDKSSQGIVFTTDRSYQPGEQVFISYGKKSSGELLLSYGFVPKEGTNPNDSVEFLVSLNKSDECYKEKLQALKRHGLSESESFPLRVTGWPVELMAYAFLVVSPPEMIQRFDEMAVAASNKGSSKPAVQYPELDEDALQFILDCCESSIKKYTKYLEGAKGSAEVSINSKQATRTLLLKQLARDLCISERRILYRSQYILRRRLRDMRAGGELKALSLFNGLRNLFK